The DNA region attgaattttattattttaccataCTAATGTCGTATTCAGTTAATATGTTTGTATTAACGCGTAATTCCGTCCTAGGGTATTTTCTTATTAgtgatgaattttaaaaaatcaatattcattATGATTCCATTGATATGCTATCGAATGTGTATTTTacctctaataaaaatatagaatgttTTACctcataattatttcttaaaatgaaaacaataaaaaataataataattttaattaaaattcttttcatACTTAAAACATTGACCTGCTAATACCAATTAAAATTCCCATAATATATTCAGCAtacaatttatcataaatgtcgaagttaaattaattaaatattgaatcttTGTGAAAGTCCCAATTTGCATGAAAATCAgcctttattaattattcccgTTTTTCCgccattcatttcatttatccCAAAGATGAAATCCTTTAAAATAACTGACTGCGCCTTTCAACATGgcattatattacaatatcctgagattttgtaattattaatgtttttttgtttttaaactaaGTTGacgaaactaaattaattaatggaattattaTGTAGTTCATTTGGACAAAGACAAAACAAAACTTGTTACATTCACGAATCAATACATTTACAGCaaaatgtaattgaaatattttatcggTTCATCAAAATgtgtcattattttaattctgatttattaatatatcgaAATGCCTAACTTCCGTACCAGGCACCACATAAATATATCTGTTACGGATAATGGATGCTAAACCTAAAGATTAGCCtgctaaagtttaaaaatggaagagcaccataaaaatgattttaatcgtTTTAATTTGGTgcactaaataatattttattttttattttttttttatctcttaatttttgaaaggTTCGTTATGAATTCTTGGTATGTTTGTGATATTTGAATaggtaatacaaataatacttaatagtGAGGCCAACAAATACAATTACTATCATTTCTCAAAAATGCCAAATagacttttttatgttttatataaattgatgaaattcCTGTGCTaagaattgaatgaattgttgaaattaatactattaCATAGAGTATtgatgtatattataatatgtacatttaaaatcaatattttattatcatgtgTGTGTTCGGTCCAACATTAGAAAAGCAggtaaaaatatgtgtaactaAAAATGAGCAAGAGTTTttcatgttatttaaatataattatgatatataaaatgtacaatacACTAACAAACAAGAATGCAGTTATCTCTTCATATAAGAGTGtaatataacattaacaataaaataactagCATGTTGGGTAccaatttcaaaaaacattaGACACCAAATAAAAAGTGTCAGTACTGTTCAATTATCTGGTGGGTAACATGACAACTAAAGCTGTCATCTTTTAATTAAGGTAATActgttgttatttaaattaattttaaaaaatccaatgaTTAGAATAACTGTTTCAGGAAAAGGGTAATGTCATAAATATTGGCTTTTGTTGGGAAATAACATTTGTTTGGTCATTATTTTCGGTGAAGTTTTTAGTCATTATGATGGACCCTGAGAGTCCAGAATATGAAGCGTTAAAACTAGCAGAGATATGGCAAAAAGAGTACTGTATCCGAAGACAAAATAACAATTCCAAGCAAGTTTCCGTGGAACATTCTGAACCTCCTCCGAAAAAAAGAAGGAAGGTTAGAATTCCGAAAACGTCACCTAAGCTGTCAAATGAGTGTTCTAGGCAAGTTTCTCATGAACCTTTCAAAATAGGTGTTCAAGAACATTCTAAACCTCCTCCACGAAGGAAAAGAAAGAAGATAGACAAAACAGTTGGTATACCGGAAACATCACCGGAGCTACCGAATGAGGGTTGCAAGCAAGTTTCTGAAGAAACTTTCAAAATAGGTGTCCAAAAACATTCTAAGCCTCTTCCAAGAAGGAAGAGAAGAACCGTATACGGAAATGTTGAAATACTGGAAACATCACCGAAGTTACCAAATGAGTGTTCTACTCAACTTTCTGGGGAACCTTCCCAAACAGTTGTTCAGATACATTCTGAACCTGTTCCAAGAAAGAAGGAGAGCAAGTTAGATGAAAAAGTTGGAATACCGGAAACTTCATCTAAGTTGCCAAATGATTGTTCTACACAAGCTTCTGAGAAACCTTCCCAAATGGTTGTCCAGATACATTCTGAACCTATTCCAAGAAAGAGGAGCAAGTTAGATGAAAAAGTTGGAATACTGGAAACTTCACCTAGGTTGCCAAATGAGTGTTCTACACAAGCTTCTGAGAAATCTTCTCAAATAGTTGTCCAGATACATTCTGAACCTCTTCCAAGAATTAAAGAAATCCAGGTAGACGGAAAAGGTGGAATACCGGAAACATCACCAGAGCTACCGAATGAGGGTTACAAGAAAGTTTCTGagaaaactttcaaaatagGTGTCCAACATTCTAAGCCTCTTCCAAGAAGGAAGAGAAGAACCGTATACGGAAATGTTGAAATACTGGAAACATCACCGAAGTTACCAAATGAGTGTTCTACTCAACTTTCTGGGGAACCTTCCCAAACAGTTGTTCAGATACATTCTGAACCTATTCCAAGAAAGAAGAGTAAGTTAGATGAAAAAGTTGAAATACTGGAAACGTCACCGAAGTTGCCAAATGAATGTTCTACGCAAGTTTCCGAGGAACCTTCCCAAGTAGTTGTCCAGATACATTCTGAACCTCTTCCAAGAAAGAAAGAGTTAGATGAAAAAGTTGGAATACTGGAAACTTCACCTAAGTTGCCAAATGAATGTTGTACACAAGCTTCTGAGAAACCTTCCCAAATAGTTGGCCAGATACATTCTAAAGCTTTTCCAacaaagaaagaaaataagaTAGACGGAAAAGTGGGAATACTGGATACTTCACGGGAGCTACCGATTGAATGTTCCAGGCAAATTTCCGAGGAAATTTTCAGGGAGGGATACGTGTTCTAGGCGAGTATCCAAAGACTTCCAAAGGAGCTGATAATGGAGGCACTTTTTGGACACAGTaaagacatatttaattttattttgtatttttcagaTGGTGGAGTGGATGAGCAgcttatattttgtattatttagtttgagttttatgtaattgtttataaataaatttgtgttaaatatattattgtattattatttccataacagatgaaattcaaaaattatacctGAGAGTTAATTAGGTGTCCGAAGACGCAtctatgaattaaaaaatctaagtatgttaagtaatataattcaaCAGTAGAAATTAGACGTATCACCCCTATGATCTGCGTTTAAAAAGAAGAATGATAGTTTGCAGCGGTGCACTCGCCacacataaaatgaaaaatgtcctCGTTTCGTAGCcacaaagataaaattaaaataaaatcatctcaaaaactaaagttaaaactaattatgtaaatgaaaTCAGTACACCAATTATACGTCGATATTGATACCAACATTAATTGAGATTTTATTTAGCAGTGAATTGTTATTATtgcattacataaatatacgaTTTATTAACAACTACTATATATAGcatacattttatactttttatcacTCGCTAATTGcaaagtttaattaacataatctaaataataatcaacgtCACTCGATTAAACAATTtggtagtaattaattatattgaataaattttaattccggCCCTACGAAACACAATATTCCATTGGTTAAACAGGACGACGCAATCAGGAGATGTGCAAATACGTTcgttttatcaattaattttgttttgcatcATTCCAAGGTTAAGTTTTAAGAGCCTTAACTCAATATACGAGTATTTATAGCGGAACGCACAGAGAAATCTCGTGAAACggcctaatttaatattttattctttacgTCTTACCGTCTCTAtcctataaatatacaaaatttataaaacggaTTTCAAGACAAGTGGTACtgtctaaagttttaattgttttcaaaacTAATGCACAACTAATTAAGTTCGCCGGAAATTgtcgaaattttttaaataaaatttttgttaacgaGTTTAAAGAACTTGGAAATAATGGAAATTGTCGGAATATGAGAGCGGCAAAATAGAGCAGTGACgtaaatcaataaaagaaataatgaatTCTCCGTGTCACAATGATTGACTGTAccgtaaaaaaatttttggcttgagatataaattacatttggccgacacaaatgaaaaaattgggCGCATTAAAGAAGCGTTTACACTTAACCGAAACCGGGCTTCCACAGACTGAAAATTTATggtgtttaatatatatgttcTTAGTTTGCTCTCCTATTTAATGGCGtcattaaaacttctaattaGTCCTGAATACATACAGTTAATTTTTAGtgggatatttattttagttaaggAATAAACTTGGCAACATTTATACCGGACCGCTTAAAAAAAGTATAGGTTTAAATGATTGGTCGATAAATACGGTTAACTAATCGTTGGAGTGGAGTTCGCAGATGtttgacaaataataaaaacccaAGATAATCACAATGCTCATCGATACGAAGATCAAATACTCGAGATGGATGGCTTTACAAGAAATAGAAAGCTGGAGAATTGGTTTTTACCTCCTGGGGCGTGACGTCTCTATTTACCCAGTAAGATTCGGTTTGTCGTTGATAATACATTGCTAATTGAATTACTGTATTTATCGTTGATACGAATGTAAAGTaagatgtaaataatttgGGCAATTGAATAAGTTTAATACACGTATTTGGAATAACAGAATTGAGGGAGAAATTGCAAAGACGAAGGAACTGAAAATTTCGtacctaattattttaattggactTTGTTACAATCTACGTCGAGTCGAAGACGTCGAATTTATAAAAGacgattataatatttttttcactttaaatgacataaaacttttatgatGGCAAAAACTCCGGATTGAGATTTGAATGAACGAGCCTGATTAAATGTTTTGCTCATTAATGTGATGTATTGTGAGCCTTCCGAGTTTGGACTTTTACGTAGCCATAAATCGCCAATTACGCCcgttaatagtttaaaacgGTCGAAATGCAATTTTCTCGtgtaaaagtaagtaaatgtTGTGTTAAACAGAAGTAACAGAGTTCGCTTTTATATGGTAGACGCGGTCCAGGCAATAAACTGCccggattaaatttattgcaaacCACAGAATCGACACAATTACTTAGAACTGAGATCACCCCTGAAATGGGCGCCGCCATTTCACACGTTTACAGGCCCGGACGTAAATCTCCATTTTTAATACTGGACTCCGGATTGCAGCAGATGGTCGGCCCGATGACATTTAACCGGGTGATATAAGATGCGGTCCGGCATATTGGTACAAAGGaagcaattataataaaatctgatTTACAATAATGCCCCTGTAATGCAGTGAAGACGCAAGTGGAAattgagtaatattatttatttttatagcgACATGCTTAAATGCAGACTTAAATAAAGGGTTCTTTGAGGAGAAATGTGAAACCTGCTGCTTGGAGCATAACAAtgggaaattatattaacagtaATGTTGGCTTTAGAAGAACGGTTACGGttcaaaatactttaaaacgCATAGTTTGTAATCTAAGTTTCATGTTGCTCTTTGTGTatattgctttaaaaatgCTAAAACATGCTAAACgtacaaatttacattataaatttttccagTTTGGTAGACtagagtttttaataatttctgtcTGTTTGTAATCCCATCTTTGTACAAAGCCATGAAATTGCTGCGACAAGGGGTATAACATCActgaatttatatgaaatttacatgtttttcTTGCTATCTACATATAATCGTTTAGttgagtaaattttaaaaattaaagagctcattctgatatttttttaaaataaattactttttagcCAAAACAGTTGACAGCAAATGAGGAcgtaagaaatatataacttaatttaaacttaattttgtgTGGGTGTGCTTTGAAATAGAATTAGAGTATATAccgaaaatatattaatgaattaatgaagaatgaaaaatattacgttACGaccaagtaattttattagacattttttattaaagagtcTGAAaagtttatgtataaatttgcttattattattattaatatgtatgttGTAGAATAAGAGCAGAATGTtaagaaaatcttaattacttaaaaatatgttaatctaGTGTATATAACTCTATGTGTGGTAGGTCGGGATTCCAGTGTtaatgttgtatttaattaatttagatttttgtcctcgtgttattttatataaatgtgacacgttaattaattaatataattgcaaTGTATTAAATGTCTGTGTACctttgtaacaattttacgtatgaataaataaatatattcgtttaatatttttcttatttcaacattgacattaaaatataatcattatgataaattataagtataaatcagctttataaaaaaaataaatatgtaattttatatagaaaaaggtaaattgatatattgttattggcaattgtgttatttaattaatctaggttttagataatattaattataatttaattaaaatttcaataattcttacaaatctatttttatttatgttacctaacaatagaaaaatgtttgtgTTTCAAAACTGACTCGAATTTTTCTACGAGTTTTTTGTcataatgaatgaatgagtaaattgcaattttctgtttttttttgcaaTCATAATCCACACAGAAATAACAGTTATTGAATCCTGATATATGATACATATGTATTTCTGTTTGGGATTCATATTTTGCTGCAAGTGGGGTTGTTTACGTATTTGGCTTGAGTTTGTTTCGAAGATATGTATATGAAATGAAAgttcattagttttaattttttttaactacacATTAAATTCTGAAATGTTCCAAGTTGCTTCTTAAATCTCGCAACATATAATGTCTTTTTCTGTTGTctgttttttttgttataattagttGGATGTccttttcacaaaattttgtgtttaagtaatagtttaatagtttaagaaaatttgatgaaatgaAAGCTGCTTGACTTTATGCACACTAGTGGacttaattatagcaacttattacaCATCAAGAAATcacttcttaaaaaaaaaactatcgaAATTTTCGGTTCTTcaacatttgtttttataacattgtGTAGGTTCAAAAAGGTAATGGTTTTAAAGGAATTAATCATcacttataatattaaataatttaaagaccaTTTTACTGAAACAGGATGTTCTGACACTCTTCACAAACAGTAGacaatttaagttattaaaatttaaaaatgttatttaatattaatgccgCATCCACcttatttgttaattgtagaatggtgaatgcgacagaacagaataaattatacttcGTGGCGAAAATTTAACCAcctagttaaaaataaaattttaaattaaatttacatttttataattgggcGCTATATACTTATCTAGATTATATAGAGGTAAATATTGTAACTAATTACCACCAATGTGCTCGTatgtatttcattatttcaacTTTACCATAATTACGTTGACTTTCATTTAATGAGGCAGTTTCaattaaagagaaaatttTAACCGAACGGCAAAAACACActccttttaaaataattaacagtataattaacaaacagGTACCGTTTTTAATAATGGGAATTTCCTGAGTATCTTCATATCCCGTATTTTTTGGACAGCCGCGGGACGAATTCAGTGGAAGAGAATATGCAAAATTTTTGTCGAATGCAAAAAACAGCTCAATATAAGTTGAATAATTCAGCGAGCCGGTCGGTGTTCATAAATGTGATGGCCGCAAATCATAATAATGTGAAGACATAaagtataatttgttattaagacATATTGCCGAGCCGTCCGTCACAAAGTTACATAACGCATATTTTTGCGAGGCTAAATCCGATTCGCCGCCGAACAATGCAATATTTACAATGGATAGGAAGCGAGCGCAGAGTTGAACAGAGCAAAGAGTTTTTGCGGTCCGTCTGGTTTGCAACAGAGACCCCGGAGGGTCGGCGGGTACTTTGCTATAAATCGGTCCATTTCAAAGGGAAGTGGGCGACAAATCAGACTAACACGGCCCGTTAAATGGAACCGTCGAGGTTTTACAGCGCCCTTATGACGTTCCGGAACTCTAATTGTCGACATTTTCTAAATGCGAATCCCGAATCGGACACTGGAGCCATTCAGATTCGGAACGTCCAGATACAATTACAATATGCCTAGCTAAAAACTATCGTCGATTCGATGCTTTGATTTTCGACACGAATATCTACATAATTGCTGTTGAGCGCGTTCGCctagataatttattagtttcgaAAAGTTTACGAAACGACGCCAAGTAAATGTGGGCTccgtaatttttgttaaaacatcAACGGAATATGAGAATGGATTTGTTTCTGAACATTTGAAGGTGGAACCGTCAgggaaaatata from Aethina tumida isolate Nest 87 chromosome 1, icAetTumi1.1, whole genome shotgun sequence includes:
- the LOC109594168 gene encoding nucleolar RNA helicase 2-like; the protein is MMDPESPEYEALKLAEIWQKEYCIRRQNNNSKQVSVEHSEPPPKKRRKVRIPKTSPKLSNECSRQVSHEPFKIGVQEHSKPPPRRKRKKIDKTVGIPETSPELPNEGCKQVSEETFKIGVQKHSKPLPRRKRRTVYGNVEILETSPKLPNECSTQLSGEPSQTVVQIHSEPVPRKKESKLDEKVGIPETSSKLPNDCSTQASEKPSQMVVQIHSEPIPRKRSKLDEKVGILETSPRLPNECSTQASEKSSQIVVQIHSEPLPRIKEIQVDGKGGIPETSPELPNEGYKKVSEKTFKIGVQHSKPLPRRKRRTVYGNVEILETSPKLPNECSTQLSGEPSQTVVQIHSEPIPRKKSKLDEKVEILETSPKLPNECSTQVSEEPSQVVVQIHSEPLPRKKELDEKVGILETSPKLPNECCTQASEKPSQIVGQIHSKAFPTKKENKIDGKVGILDTSRELPIECSRQISEEIFREGYVF